The following coding sequences lie in one Phalacrocorax aristotelis chromosome 4, bGulAri2.1, whole genome shotgun sequence genomic window:
- the TLR3 gene encoding toll-like receptor 3 isoform X1, giving the protein MPPDCRRRARGDKTMGSAILWSSLSVRLVSVCLLCASVGKQCQIQDEMADCSHLKLTEIPSDLPDNITGLDISHNQLRQLGPANLTKYSQLIYLNAGYNTISKLQPELCQNVPLLQILKLEHNELYKLPDRVFASCTNLTELNLGYNRIDIKNDPFKPLENLNILDLSHNFLKSANLGLQQQLKNLRELMLNSNQITELKKEDFSFLSNTSLNSLDLSSNPLKEFHGGCLHAIGNLFGLILNNVELGENRTKKLCAELSKTAIQNLSLSHVNLSYIGKSTFQGLQGTNITVLNLSQNSLSVIEDNSFQWLSSLQYLNLKHNKIHVSSHLFYGLFSLKYLNLINSLTGKIEDFSFHWLYQLEYLIMDNNNFPGITANMFTGLNNLKYLSLCNCNINLQRITNKTFSSLANSSLQVLNLTKTKISTVESGAFSSLGHLKILDLGLNEISQELTGHEFKGLSNVQDIYLSYNKNLSLQSESFIFVPGLRKLMLRKVGCSNLALSPSPFHPLKNLTVLDISNNNIANIKEDLFDGLHKLAILDLQHNNLARLWKHANPGGPVLFLKDLPNLHILNLKSNGLDEIPVQVFKGLFQLKNLDLGSNNLNLLPATLFDDQASLNALNLQKNLITSVEEKVFGPAFKSLRILEMDTNPFDCTCESIAWFADWLNMTKVYIPGLRSQYICNTPPKYHGGLVLHFDSSACKDSAPFKLLFVITTTIVMLVIVIVLIIHFEGWRIAFYWNISVNRILGFKELDRQQEEFRYDAYVIYARQDNNWVPKNFMSLEKNNHFQIRFCLEERDFEAGISQFEATINSIKMSRKIIFVVTEHLLQDPWCKNFKVYHALQQAIEQSRDSIILIFLHDIQDYKLYHALRLRRGMFKSRCILNWPAQKERVSAFHQQLVMALKSNSKAR; this is encoded by the exons ATAAAACAATGGGAAGTGCTATTCTTTGGAGCAGCTTATCTGTCAGACTCGTGTCTGTCTGCTTGCTGTGTGCATCAGTTGGAAAGCAATGTCAGATCCAAGATGAAATGGCTGACTGCAGTCACCTAAAGCTGACTGAAATTCCTTCTGACCTCCCAGACAATATAACGGGTTTGGACATTTCTCATAATCAGCTAAGACAGCTAGGTCCTGCAAATCTAACCAAGTACAGCCAGCTGATTTACTTGAATGCAGGCTACAACACCATCTCTAAACTGCAACCAGAATTGTGCCAAAATGTGCCCTTGTTGCAGATTCTGAAGTTAGAACATAATGAATTGTATAAGCTCCCTGACAGAGTCTTTGCTTCCTGCACCAACCTGACTGAGCTCAATCTAGGATACAACAGAATAGATATAAAAAATGATCCTTTCAAACCCCTGGAG AACTTGAATATTTTGGACCTATCTCATAATTTTTTGAAGTCAGCAAACTTGGGATTGCAGCAACAGTTGAAGAACCTTCGTGAGCTCATGTTGAATAGCAATCAAATCACTGagttaaaaaaggaagacttcAGTTTTCTCAGCAACACCTCATTGAATAGTCTTGATTTGTCATCAAATCCACTGAAAGAG tttcacGGAGGATGTTTACATGCAATTGGAAACCTGTTTGGCCTCATACTGAACAATGTTGAACTTGGTGAAAATCGCACAAAGAAACTTTGTGCGGAGTTATCAAAAACAGCGATTCAGAACCTCTCACTGAGCCATGTGAATCTTTCATACATTGGCAAGTCAACTTTCCAGGGACTGCAAGGAACAAATATTACCGTTTTGAACCTTTCCCAAAATTCTCTTTCTGTGATAGAAGATAATTCATTTCAGTGGCTTTCAAGTTTACAATACTTAAACCTGAAGCATAACAAGATTCATGTAtcttcacatttattttatggATTATTCAGCCTCAAATATCTGAATCTGATAAATTCACTTACTGGGAAAATTgaagatttttcctttcattggtTATACCAGCTGGAGTACCTTATAATGGATAATAACAATTTCCCGGGAATTACTGCTAATATGTTCACAGGCCTGAACAACCTGAAATACCTGAGTCTTTGTAACTGCAACATAAACTTACAAAGAATAactaataaaacattttcatcacTTGCTAATTCCAGTTTGCAGGTTCTCAAcctcacaaaaacaaaaatttctacAGTAGAAAGTGGGGCATTTTCCTCCTTGGGACACCTGAAAATCCTTGATCTTGGTCTCAATGAAATTAGTCAAGAGCTCACAGGTCATGAGTTTAAAGGTCTCAGTAATGTACAAGATATTTATCTTTCCTACAACAAAAACTTGTCTTTGCAAAGTGAATCATTCATTTTTGTCCCAGGCCTTAGAAAACTGATGCTGAGGAAGGTAGGTTGCAGTAACCTGGCACTTTCTCCTTCACCTTTTCATCCTCTAAAAAACCTGACTGTCCTGGACATCAGCAATAACAACATAGCAAACATAAAAGAAGACTTGTTTGATGGACTTCACAAACTTGCCATTCTGGATTTGCAGCACAATAACTTAGCCCGACTTTGGAAACATGCAAATCCAGGTGgccctgttctttttttaaaagatcttcCCAACTTGCatattcttaatttaaaatcaaacgGGCTTGATGAGATTCCAGTTCAGGTTTTCAAGGGtctgtttcaattaaaaaactTGGATTTAGGATCAAATAATTTGAATTTGCTTCCAGCAACTCTGTTTGACGACCAAGCCTCTCTGAATGCATTGAACCTTCAGAAAAACCTGATAACCTCAGTTGAAGAAAAAGTGTTTGGCCCAGCTTTCAAGAGCTTGAGAATACTGGAGATGGATACCAATCCATTTGATTGCACCTGTGAAAGCATTGCTTGGTTTGCTGACTGGCTTAATATGACCAAAGTATATATACCTGGGTTGAGGTCCCAGTACATTTGCAACACACCACCTAAATATCATGGTGGTCTGGTGTTGCATTTTGATAGCTCAGCCTGCAAAGACAGTGCTCCATTTAAACTTCTGTTTGTGATCACTACCACTATTGTAATGCTGGTAATTGTTATTGTTCTTATCATCCATTTTGAAGGGTGGAGAATAGCTTTCTACTGGAATATTTCAGTAAATCGAATACTCGGTTTTAAAGAACTTGACAGACAACAGGAAGAGTTTCGTTATGATGCCTACGTTATTTATGCAAGACAGGACAATAATTGGGTGCCGAAGAATTTCAtgtctctggaaaaaaataaccacttCCAAATCAGGTTTTGTTTAGAAGAACGGGACTTTGAAGCGGGCATATCTCAATTTGAAGCCACAATTAACAGTATAAAAATGAGcaggaagattatttttgttgtgaCTGAACACCTCTTACAGGATCCATGGTGCAAAAA ttttaaGGTGTATCATGCTCTTCAGCAAGCTATTGAACAAAGTCGGGACTCCATCATATTGATCTTTCTTCATGATATCCAAGATTACAAGTTGTATCATGCACTTCGCCTAAGACGAGGAATGTTCAAATCTCGCTGCATCTTGAACTGGCCAGCCCAGAAAGAACGAGTCAGTGCATTTCATCAGCAATTAGTGATGGCACTTAAATCTAATAGTAAAGCGCGCTGA
- the TLR3 gene encoding toll-like receptor 3 isoform X2 — MGSAILWSSLSVRLVSVCLLCASVGKQCQIQDEMADCSHLKLTEIPSDLPDNITGLDISHNQLRQLGPANLTKYSQLIYLNAGYNTISKLQPELCQNVPLLQILKLEHNELYKLPDRVFASCTNLTELNLGYNRIDIKNDPFKPLENLNILDLSHNFLKSANLGLQQQLKNLRELMLNSNQITELKKEDFSFLSNTSLNSLDLSSNPLKEFHGGCLHAIGNLFGLILNNVELGENRTKKLCAELSKTAIQNLSLSHVNLSYIGKSTFQGLQGTNITVLNLSQNSLSVIEDNSFQWLSSLQYLNLKHNKIHVSSHLFYGLFSLKYLNLINSLTGKIEDFSFHWLYQLEYLIMDNNNFPGITANMFTGLNNLKYLSLCNCNINLQRITNKTFSSLANSSLQVLNLTKTKISTVESGAFSSLGHLKILDLGLNEISQELTGHEFKGLSNVQDIYLSYNKNLSLQSESFIFVPGLRKLMLRKVGCSNLALSPSPFHPLKNLTVLDISNNNIANIKEDLFDGLHKLAILDLQHNNLARLWKHANPGGPVLFLKDLPNLHILNLKSNGLDEIPVQVFKGLFQLKNLDLGSNNLNLLPATLFDDQASLNALNLQKNLITSVEEKVFGPAFKSLRILEMDTNPFDCTCESIAWFADWLNMTKVYIPGLRSQYICNTPPKYHGGLVLHFDSSACKDSAPFKLLFVITTTIVMLVIVIVLIIHFEGWRIAFYWNISVNRILGFKELDRQQEEFRYDAYVIYARQDNNWVPKNFMSLEKNNHFQIRFCLEERDFEAGISQFEATINSIKMSRKIIFVVTEHLLQDPWCKNFKVYHALQQAIEQSRDSIILIFLHDIQDYKLYHALRLRRGMFKSRCILNWPAQKERVSAFHQQLVMALKSNSKAR; from the exons ATGGGAAGTGCTATTCTTTGGAGCAGCTTATCTGTCAGACTCGTGTCTGTCTGCTTGCTGTGTGCATCAGTTGGAAAGCAATGTCAGATCCAAGATGAAATGGCTGACTGCAGTCACCTAAAGCTGACTGAAATTCCTTCTGACCTCCCAGACAATATAACGGGTTTGGACATTTCTCATAATCAGCTAAGACAGCTAGGTCCTGCAAATCTAACCAAGTACAGCCAGCTGATTTACTTGAATGCAGGCTACAACACCATCTCTAAACTGCAACCAGAATTGTGCCAAAATGTGCCCTTGTTGCAGATTCTGAAGTTAGAACATAATGAATTGTATAAGCTCCCTGACAGAGTCTTTGCTTCCTGCACCAACCTGACTGAGCTCAATCTAGGATACAACAGAATAGATATAAAAAATGATCCTTTCAAACCCCTGGAG AACTTGAATATTTTGGACCTATCTCATAATTTTTTGAAGTCAGCAAACTTGGGATTGCAGCAACAGTTGAAGAACCTTCGTGAGCTCATGTTGAATAGCAATCAAATCACTGagttaaaaaaggaagacttcAGTTTTCTCAGCAACACCTCATTGAATAGTCTTGATTTGTCATCAAATCCACTGAAAGAG tttcacGGAGGATGTTTACATGCAATTGGAAACCTGTTTGGCCTCATACTGAACAATGTTGAACTTGGTGAAAATCGCACAAAGAAACTTTGTGCGGAGTTATCAAAAACAGCGATTCAGAACCTCTCACTGAGCCATGTGAATCTTTCATACATTGGCAAGTCAACTTTCCAGGGACTGCAAGGAACAAATATTACCGTTTTGAACCTTTCCCAAAATTCTCTTTCTGTGATAGAAGATAATTCATTTCAGTGGCTTTCAAGTTTACAATACTTAAACCTGAAGCATAACAAGATTCATGTAtcttcacatttattttatggATTATTCAGCCTCAAATATCTGAATCTGATAAATTCACTTACTGGGAAAATTgaagatttttcctttcattggtTATACCAGCTGGAGTACCTTATAATGGATAATAACAATTTCCCGGGAATTACTGCTAATATGTTCACAGGCCTGAACAACCTGAAATACCTGAGTCTTTGTAACTGCAACATAAACTTACAAAGAATAactaataaaacattttcatcacTTGCTAATTCCAGTTTGCAGGTTCTCAAcctcacaaaaacaaaaatttctacAGTAGAAAGTGGGGCATTTTCCTCCTTGGGACACCTGAAAATCCTTGATCTTGGTCTCAATGAAATTAGTCAAGAGCTCACAGGTCATGAGTTTAAAGGTCTCAGTAATGTACAAGATATTTATCTTTCCTACAACAAAAACTTGTCTTTGCAAAGTGAATCATTCATTTTTGTCCCAGGCCTTAGAAAACTGATGCTGAGGAAGGTAGGTTGCAGTAACCTGGCACTTTCTCCTTCACCTTTTCATCCTCTAAAAAACCTGACTGTCCTGGACATCAGCAATAACAACATAGCAAACATAAAAGAAGACTTGTTTGATGGACTTCACAAACTTGCCATTCTGGATTTGCAGCACAATAACTTAGCCCGACTTTGGAAACATGCAAATCCAGGTGgccctgttctttttttaaaagatcttcCCAACTTGCatattcttaatttaaaatcaaacgGGCTTGATGAGATTCCAGTTCAGGTTTTCAAGGGtctgtttcaattaaaaaactTGGATTTAGGATCAAATAATTTGAATTTGCTTCCAGCAACTCTGTTTGACGACCAAGCCTCTCTGAATGCATTGAACCTTCAGAAAAACCTGATAACCTCAGTTGAAGAAAAAGTGTTTGGCCCAGCTTTCAAGAGCTTGAGAATACTGGAGATGGATACCAATCCATTTGATTGCACCTGTGAAAGCATTGCTTGGTTTGCTGACTGGCTTAATATGACCAAAGTATATATACCTGGGTTGAGGTCCCAGTACATTTGCAACACACCACCTAAATATCATGGTGGTCTGGTGTTGCATTTTGATAGCTCAGCCTGCAAAGACAGTGCTCCATTTAAACTTCTGTTTGTGATCACTACCACTATTGTAATGCTGGTAATTGTTATTGTTCTTATCATCCATTTTGAAGGGTGGAGAATAGCTTTCTACTGGAATATTTCAGTAAATCGAATACTCGGTTTTAAAGAACTTGACAGACAACAGGAAGAGTTTCGTTATGATGCCTACGTTATTTATGCAAGACAGGACAATAATTGGGTGCCGAAGAATTTCAtgtctctggaaaaaaataaccacttCCAAATCAGGTTTTGTTTAGAAGAACGGGACTTTGAAGCGGGCATATCTCAATTTGAAGCCACAATTAACAGTATAAAAATGAGcaggaagattatttttgttgtgaCTGAACACCTCTTACAGGATCCATGGTGCAAAAA ttttaaGGTGTATCATGCTCTTCAGCAAGCTATTGAACAAAGTCGGGACTCCATCATATTGATCTTTCTTCATGATATCCAAGATTACAAGTTGTATCATGCACTTCGCCTAAGACGAGGAATGTTCAAATCTCGCTGCATCTTGAACTGGCCAGCCCAGAAAGAACGAGTCAGTGCATTTCATCAGCAATTAGTGATGGCACTTAAATCTAATAGTAAAGCGCGCTGA